One segment of Triticum aestivum cultivar Chinese Spring unplaced genomic scaffold, IWGSC CS RefSeq v2.1 scaffold190376, whole genome shotgun sequence DNA contains the following:
- the LOC123176921 gene encoding receptor-like serine/threonine-protein kinase SD1-8, which produces STVTLTASNGDNPSRRNTALAVVLSLSGLLLLGIGVFFLWTKFFRNKGRSQSTRPLTSFDSSNPLAPVQDRSMEEDSSQSKGLHDVTLFDMATIASSTDNFAAAAKLGEGGFGAVYKGELGGGQKVAVKRLSKYSTQGLDEFKNEVVLIAKLQHVNLVRLLGCCVHGEERILVYEYMENKSLDMLLFDKARSAQLDWPKRFDIVLGVARGLLYLHQDSRFKVIHRDLKAGNILLDGDMNPKISDFGVARIFGGDGADSHTRRVVGTYGYMSPEYAMDGVFSVKSDVFSFGVLVLEIVSGRKNRGMYSSGEQTSLLSHAWKLWREGNALGLLDEAVASGGDRESEEVLRCVQVGLLCVQERPEDRPHMATVFLMLANLSALMPQPRHPGYCSDRGSTSTDGDCSLSCTVNEITLTVVEGR; this is translated from the exons TCCACGGTGACCTTGACAGCTTCCAATGGAGACAATCCCAGCAGGAGAAACACAGCACTTGCTGTTGTCCTCAGCTTATCCGGTCTTCTTCTTCTCGGCATCGGCGTATTCTTTCTGTGGACTAAGTTCTTCAGAAACAAAG GGAGGTCCCAGAGCACACGACCGCTCACCTCATTCGACTCGAGCAACCCTCTTGCTCCAGTCCAAGACAGGAGCATGGAAGAGGACTCGAGTCAGAGCAAAGGACTGCATGATGTCACTCTCTTTGACATGGCCACGATTGCCTCCTCCACCGACAACTTCGCGGCGGCGGCCAAGCTCGGCGAAGGCGGTTTCGGCGCCGTCTACAAG GGTGAGCTTGGGGGAGGGCAGAAGGTGGCGGTGAAACGGCTGTCCAAGTACTCGACGCAGGGCCTGGACGAGTTCAAGAACGAGGTGGTGCTCATCGCCAAGCTCCAGCACGTGAACCTCGTCAGGCTCTTGGGCTGCTGCGTCCATGGAGAGGAGAGGATCCTGGTGTACGAGTACATGGAGAACAAGAGCCTGGACATGCTCCTCTTCG ATAAGGCTCGATCGGCGCAACTGGACTGGCCGAAGCGGTTTGACATCGTACTGGGCGTCGCACGGGGGCTCCTGTACCTGCACCAGGACTCGAGGTTCAAGGTCATCCACCGGGACCTCAAGGCCGGCAACATCCTCCTCGACGGCGACATGAACCCCAAGATCTCCGACTTCGGCGTCGCCAGGATCTTCGGTGGCGACGGCGCCGACTCACACACCCGAAGGGTCGTCGGGACATA CGGGTACATGTCCCCCGAGTACGCCATGGACGGCGTCTTCTCGGTGAAGTCCGACGTGTTCAGCTTCGGCGTGCTGGTGCTCGAGATCGTCAGCGGCAGGAAGAACCGGGGAATGTACAGCAGCGGCGAGCAGACGAGCCTGCTCAGCCAC GCATGGAAGCTGTGGAGGGAGGGCAACGCGCTGGGGCTGCTAGACGAGGCGGTGGCCAGCGGCGGCGACCGGGAGTCGGAGGAGGTGCTGCGGTGCGTGCAGGTCGGGCTGCTGTGCGTGCAGGAACGGCCGGAGGACCGGCCGCACATGGCCACGGTGTTTCTGATGCTGGCCAACCTGAGCGCGTTGATGCCACAGCCTAGGCACCCGGGCTACTGCAGCGACCGGGGATCAACCTCCACCGACGGCGACTGCTCCTTGAGCTGCACCGTCAATGAAATCACCCTCACCGTCGTCGAGGGCCGGTGA